The following nucleotide sequence is from Glycine max cultivar Williams 82 chromosome 9, Glycine_max_v4.0, whole genome shotgun sequence.
GACGTCGTTTACATTCAGAGGTTAATACCCTCCGATCAATCATGGAAATGGTTCCATTATCTCGACAAACACATCCCATGGACCAGACCCACCATTCGCGTCTTCGGAAAATCTTTCCTTCAGGTTCATCTAATATAATTCCCTCAAATTCAACCCATTCTCTAACCTGGGCTTCCTCCAAAATCTCATCTTTTGTCAATTCCCCTCTGGAATGAAAAATAAAGCTATTAACTATTAATCTTTAATCTAATTTACATAATATGTACCTTTTCTTTGGCAGCAAGTGTAAGAAGGGATCatattattagaatttaattagaactTATGTGTATGCTGacattgtttatttttgtaatggttattataaaattcttatACAGAGTGATCTCTAATTTGTTGTGTATTCTTATTCAacgggctttttttttttttcatatatcagGTTACTTTTTGAATTGTGAAGTTGTAGTTTGTAATACTATTATGTAAGTTGGTATGAATATGAAATAAACAAACATTTCTccaaaagaaaatgttaccAAACACGTGTTCAAGTTCCCTAAATACGTagcgtaaaaaaaaaaggttcccTAAATACGTAGTATTTGGGTTTGatgtgtatgaaaaaaaaaaattattgataaggGTGTTCACTCAATGAATCCTCTCATATTAGAATTTACATATCCTTGCTTGTAACTGAAGAGTGGAGAATGATAGGCACACAATTTTAGCATGATAAGATGAATCTTAACTTGGAGTCTGGAGATTGCTCTCTTGTATATGGCTATGATAGATAAACGGAAAGGTCCTTATGATATCAATGTGATGTTACGTAGTTCTCTGCAGCCTCGAGACACATGTTATGTTGCAACTCCAGGATTGACTGAGTTGACTTACAGCGGATATCAGCCGCATGCATATTCTTGGGATGATTATCCACCACTTAAAGACATGCTGGATGCTGTAAGAATGACTTTTAATCCTCAATTCTGCTAATGATGACAATGTATTTGACTAATGGGTTTTTGGCCAATGTTTGTTTTGTTACTTAATATTTCTTTCTACTTACTTCTGAAGGTCCATAAAGCTCTCCCTGGGAGTAGTTTTAATAGCTTACTCTTAAATAGGTACAATGGTGGTAATGACTATGTTGGTTGGCATTCTGATGATGAGAAGCTTTATGGACCAACGCCTGAAATTGCGTCTCTAACTTTTGGATGTGACCGCGACTTTGTTTTGAAGAAGAAGCCATGTAAAAAATCCTGTGGTATGAATTCTTTTGTTATTGGAGTTAGCAATGCACTTAGAGTTTGTGTTTAGTTTCATGGTGGAAAGCTTCAAAACAGATTTTGCTTTTAGTAAAAATACGTTAAGATATTGTtcgataaaattgattttgccaCCAAACCTCAGTTTGACTGGAATAGAAGTGATAAAAATTAGCTTGTGTTGGGTTGAAGAATTTACACTAACTTTTACACTTGCTTTCAAGGtaaaaacattcaaatataaatcaattcacttcaaaataaattttaaccaaaatcaattttgcaaaaGCCCATCCAAACACTAGTCTCTCTTTTTCTGTGTATGAGTAATACAATGGCAATGAACCTTTATGTGCATGGACTTATTATCATTTGTTATGGATCTTCCAGATGGAAGTGATGAACCTGCCAGCAAGAGATTGAAGAAGGGTAGCCATGATGCTGATCAGCATACATTTAGACTTAGGCATGGATCCCTTTTGGTGATGAGAGGCTATACCCAAAGAGATTGGATTCACTCTGTGCCTAAGCGTGCAAAAGCTGAAGCTACACGCATTAACCTTACCTTTAGGAGGGTTTTTTGATTGGCTTGAGACCAAAGCAAGTTTGTGGTAAATCTACTTCTGGCATTCTAGAAggtatctgtttttttttctttcttttttttgtgacagattgatatgaaaattataatttcgcAATGAGTAATATGATAGTATGTCTCGATTTTATATTTCAAGCTTTATATAGATATGCTAATGTTACTACTACCTTGCTTTATATAgaaagttttataaataaaaatttcactTGTAATCCATTTATTTAGTACTATTTTCTTAACTTCAAAATTTCATTCCAACttgttttttctctcaaaatttcattctaatatttttatcacAGAATATAGGCtcctttaaattttataagCATTTGAGGTGAGTTTACTATTTTGCTCATAAATTCATTATTTCCTTAGTTTACTATCTTCAACTTAggacttaaataaattatgccaattttaatattttaaattatatttaaattataaatcagtatattctaattttacccttttaaaatatattttccattCTAGTATTCAAAATTAGTCTAAATTTACTTCTTATTCTAACTTTTCCCCAAatgctaattatttatttaaaagacttttaactaattaatatcATTCTATTAAGGGTTATAAAATTTGCTGTCCattgttttactatttttttatgaatcctTTTTAGTCGAATCTTTTACTAATTCCCCCAATGAATCGTATTTTAAGTGTTCTAACCCATTTTGACctctttaaacaaaatttttgtGATTTAATACCCCTTATCCAAATGTCATAAAATTCTTATTAAGGTGTCAAGATTCCATTTATGTGTTCTTAAACCTTATTTCaaattatgacaaaaaaatacaacCTTACTTGAAGTCCAAAACTTAAGATTTTTGTCCAAATCAACATATATAGAACATTATCAAATTCAACATATATTACTGTATATTATATGGTAAATATTACGCTGTCGATATGCCACCACAAATCATGTTATAAAGTATCATATCCATGTGAATAAAGAACCAAAACCATCAGGAATTCAACTTTAAGCAACAAGATAGCGTAAGATGTAATTAGTATAGTTTTAGATATCATGAGAGGAAAAGAGATACAAGAAAATGAAACACTTAGTTGATATTAACTGAGATGTATTGCAATATATATGACATATTCATTACACCTATAGTACTAAAGGCTTgtttggacaattttttttcataaaaaatcacaagagaaaaaataagaatgaaaattaaataagctTCTCCAAAAGTTTAAACTGCTTTATgcataatttataaaatcttaCATATACTTTTACTGAAAAATCTTTCTTATATTAACTTTTctagaaactatttttttaatcttatatataagttaattttagtttaattttaactcattgaaaaacttatttaatttttgtctttttttttccttctataaGTGCATACGAAGACTATATCAAAATAAGCCCTAACTCTTCTTTATACTAATTAAGGAAAcaaattaatagataaaaaatgtagtaactaaTCTTAAGAATCAAAAGAGGAAATAGttgacaaaaaaagaagaatcaaataggaaatagagaaaataatcGCGAAAGATAATCTAATATgctcttaaatattttaattgtaacaaatataaaaatattgtatcgCTAAGTTCACATTCCCacaaatgattttttgaaaaccTTGAAACTAAGCCATTCTGGGtactaaaatcatttaattttataaaacttataaTGAGGTTCAACCCTCTTGAGACTGTTTCTATAATATGCCATACTCATCATTTATACTCATAACTGTAATGATCCAGAAGCTGCTACATGACACTAACATATACAACAACATAAAGATCCATTTTAAGTTCTTTcagaatttaatttgattaatgaaTATACTCATTAACTTTTCACAATTATAAACATACTATCTAATCATCgttcataataaaattaaacatcgcATACCATCTAGTAATCATCATTAAGTCATAAAGCATAAATGGCATTGTGAATTAGAGCACTACAACAAAACATCTCAAAGCAAATATAACAAGTCTCAGAGGTccgttaagaaaataaatacaacaATTCATAAAGATGACATTTATTCCCTAAGTTGTTTCCCTACAACAACAATTGAAGCCAAAGACTAAATAAAGGTCGGATCTTGGTCTTAAGTCCATCAACAAGCTCCACATCAATCATGAACGTCATGCTCCTCTAAAGCAACATCACTAATTGCTCCCAAAAAATGTAAGGGTAagcttatttttaaaagaaacataaTTTACAAAAGATAAGCATAAGCACATAAGTCAGCTTAAAAAGAAttttgaccaaaaaaaatgctaaCAATTAACAATATTCATCATCAAGAAACTACACATTTATGAATCATGTCATGCCATGTAGACACTACTTCAAGAAGATTTTCACCTTTTGAGTAATTAACATAGGTACATCTCTTAACATAGTTAT
It contains:
- the LOC100785387 gene encoding DNA oxidative demethylase ALKBH2 — protein: MNVLKLKAVSEENPNETVKRETVDLGNGSDVVYIQRLIPSDQSWKWFHYLDKHIPWTRPTIRVFGKSFLQPRDTCYVATPGLTELTYSGYQPHAYSWDDYPPLKDMLDAVHKALPGSSFNSLLLNRYNGGNDYVGWHSDDEKLYGPTPEIASLTFGCDRDFVLKKKPCKKSCDGSDEPASKRLKKGSHDADQHTFRLRHGSLLVMRGYTQRDWIHSVPKRAKAEATRINLTFRRVF